The window GATGTTAGTATTGTTCGTATTGCTACCGTTGTATTAGCATTACTTACGACGAATTTTCCGTTAATTATTGTCTATATTATTGTAGCTGTAATTTTACCAAAAGATACAGATATTATTGAATAATTGTTATAGGAGACACGTTTATCGTGTCTTTTTTTATGTTAATACTCAAGATTTGCAATATAGAATAAAACAGGGTAAAATTATCTTTAATTCAAGATAAAATTGATGTGTATATTAATATAATGTTACAGGGGGATTATATGAAACAACTAAAAGGAATACACCATGTTACAGCGATTACGAGTGATGCCGAAAAAATATATGAATTTTTTACTCACATTTTGGGGTTAAGGTTAGTGAAAAAAACAGTGAACCAAGATGATATTCATACATATCATTTATTCTTTGCAGATGATATAGGCAGTGCAGGTACAGATATGACATTTTTTGATTTCCCGGGAATATCGAAAGGACGTCATGGTCGTAACGAAATACAAAGAACATACTTCAGAGTACAGTCAGATGCAGCGCTATTATATTGGAAACAAAGGTTTGAAACATATCATGTAGAACATGAAGATATTGTTAAACAATTCGGAGTAAATGTATTACCGTTTGAAGATTTTGATGGACAACTTTATGCATTGATATCGGATGAAGGTCAAACTGGAGTTGCACCTGGAACACCTTGGAAAGACGGACCTATTGAACAACAAATGGCGATTGTAGGTTTAGGACCAGTCGTATTAAATGTAAGTCAAGTTGATCATATGGAGGAAATTTTGAAACAAGTATATGAAATGAATCTAATTCAAAAAGAAGATCATATGTCATTATTTGAAATGGGTGAAGGTGGTAATGGTGCACGAGTTATCATTCAAAAGAATGAAGATGAATTAGGTGCTATCAATGGATATGGCACTGTGCACCATGTAGCATTTAGAGTAGATAATACTGAACAACTTTATGAATGGATAAATAGATATAATGAAGTAGGATTACCAAATTCAGGTTATGTCGATCGTTTTTACTTTAAATCGTTATACGCAAGAATACCGAATGGCATTTTATTTGAAATTGCTACTGATGGTCCGGGTTTTATGGAAGATGAACCATATGAAACGTTAGGGGAGACATTATCATTGCCACCAAAATTAGAACCGAATAGACAACTCATTGAATCAGAAGTGCGACATATTGACACAATATATAAAAAGAAATAAAGTTAGAGTATTAATGAATTTTTGGAGTGTATTGTATGGATATGTTGGCTTATTTTTTAATATTTTTTATTGGAATTTTTGTAGGTTTTATTAATATTGTATCTGCAGGTGGTTCATTGATTGCACTACCTGCTTTGATCTTTTTTGGTTTGCCATCTCAAACAGCGAATGGGACAAATCGTGTCGCAATTTTTTTCCAAAACTTATCAGCAATTTATGAATTCAATCGACATGGCTTATTAAGATGGAAACTTTCAATTTTAGTTGCCATTCCTACGACCATTGGATCAATCGTTGGGGCTAAATTTGCAGTAGATTTACCAGACGAAATTTTCAACAGAATACTAGCTATTGTAATGATTTTAGTATTATTCGTCATATTTATTAAACCTCAAAAATTCATTAACCAAGAAAGAGAACATTTAACTAAATTGATGTATGTCACTCTATGTATAGTCTTTTTCTTTATTGGAATTTATGGTGGTGTTATTCAAGCGGCAGTAGGATTCTTATTTATCATAGCATTTAGAATATTTATGCCAACGTTAAGTTATGCTGAAATTCAAAGCTTGAAAACTTTGATTATTACAATATACTTGTTAATTTCAACAGTGATTTTTGTAATAGAAGGACATGTTCATCTAGGCTATGTTGTCGCACTTGGCTTAGGTAATGTGATTGGAGCTTATTATGGCGGTAAATTCACCGCAACAGTTGAAGAGAAATATTTAAATATTGTGATGGCTGTTATTGTTATTGGGCTTGCGATTAAGTTATTAATTGATTCATTATAATGAATCTATGAAAATAAATAAGACTTCAGTTTGTGATGAGTACTTACAAACTGAGGTCTTATTTGGTTAAACTTATGCATTTTTAAAATATTCAATATGATTCAATACAACTAGTGAGGATTAGATTAAAGCGATGATGATTACGAACCAGCATACATTTACAATTTCAATAATACCGATTTTCTTCATCGGTAGACCTTGCCCATAAAAGACAATTGATCTAATTAATGAAGGTAGAAAAGCTAATAGATATAGAGGGTGTATAAAAATTACAGCAATTAATGCGATGGAATGATATACCCAACTGTAAAGTTTATACTGAGGGTTATTCTTTTCTCGAATCATTGTTTTAACAAAAAAGACTGTACCTATAAAGAACAGCATTGTTAAAATAAAAACTTCGAAATGAAGTGCTTGATTTCCGATCCAACCACTCATTAAGCCACCAATTGCAAAGTTGGTTATACCCGCTATATCGTTCCATATTAGTCGGTCTTTTTTAGATATTGAAAAATATAGGTTCATGATGATAAATGGAATCATCGATAAATAGAAATAGATTAACTGAGGATAATTTACAATAATGATGCATGTAATGACTGTTGTAACAATACATAACAACAAACCAGACTTTAAGTAAGGAATACGTTTCTTTCTTTTTTTAAAGTAAAAAAGGATATGATCGAAAGTCATAAATGATAAAGTCCAGGTGATAACAAATAAAAGATGGTACCAATTCACGTTTGAAAATATAATGCCAAGTATTATTGGTGCAAATATCATTGCCCACACACCATGTTGACTTTGCTTTTTGAATTTCATAATCATTCACCTCATCTATATTGTAAAGTAATTCACAAGTTTAATGGTGTCAAAAAGATGACAATTAAATATATCTATTTCAAAACATAGAAAACGCTTTCGAAGTAATATTTTAAATTATTGAATTATATGATAAATTAAGGGTACACAATTTATGAATGACGGGGTATAACATAATGAAGTTAATCGTTAAATTATTATCAGGTATTATTATAGGGGTTTTGATTGGACTTATTGATATTGAATGGCTTACACGAGCAATGGTTACATTTAAAGGGATTTTCGGGCAATTTATTAACTATTTAATTCCTCTCATTATCTTATTCTTTATTGGTGCAGGGATTACATCTGTTGGAAAAGATGGCGGGAAGTTGTTAGGCATGACTGTTGGTGTTGCATATACTTCTACAATTATTGCAGGATTATTTGCAATGATTGTTGCATATACACTAATGCCTATCATTGCTAAAGGAGGAAAGGTACCTAGCGAAGCAGAGGCGATTGAACCGTTTTTTAATTTTGAGTTTGATCCA of the Abyssicoccus albus genome contains:
- a CDS encoding sulfite exporter TauE/SafE family protein; its protein translation is MDMLAYFLIFFIGIFVGFINIVSAGGSLIALPALIFFGLPSQTANGTNRVAIFFQNLSAIYEFNRHGLLRWKLSILVAIPTTIGSIVGAKFAVDLPDEIFNRILAIVMILVLFVIFIKPQKFINQEREHLTKLMYVTLCIVFFFIGIYGGVIQAAVGFLFIIAFRIFMPTLSYAEIQSLKTLIITIYLLISTVIFVIEGHVHLGYVVALGLGNVIGAYYGGKFTATVEEKYLNIVMAVIVIGLAIKLLIDSL
- a CDS encoding YwiC-like family protein, with the translated sequence MKFKKQSQHGVWAMIFAPIILGIIFSNVNWYHLLFVITWTLSFMTFDHILFYFKKRKKRIPYLKSGLLLCIVTTVITCIIIVNYPQLIYFYLSMIPFIIMNLYFSISKKDRLIWNDIAGITNFAIGGLMSGWIGNQALHFEVFILTMLFFIGTVFFVKTMIREKNNPQYKLYSWVYHSIALIAVIFIHPLYLLAFLPSLIRSIVFYGQGLPMKKIGIIEIVNVCWFVIIIALI
- a CDS encoding ring-cleaving dioxygenase; translation: MKQLKGIHHVTAITSDAEKIYEFFTHILGLRLVKKTVNQDDIHTYHLFFADDIGSAGTDMTFFDFPGISKGRHGRNEIQRTYFRVQSDAALLYWKQRFETYHVEHEDIVKQFGVNVLPFEDFDGQLYALISDEGQTGVAPGTPWKDGPIEQQMAIVGLGPVVLNVSQVDHMEEILKQVYEMNLIQKEDHMSLFEMGEGGNGARVIIQKNEDELGAINGYGTVHHVAFRVDNTEQLYEWINRYNEVGLPNSGYVDRFYFKSLYARIPNGILFEIATDGPGFMEDEPYETLGETLSLPPKLEPNRQLIESEVRHIDTIYKKK
- a CDS encoding PspC domain-containing protein, yielding MTKKLTRSTTDSMIAGVCGGIAEYFDWDVSIVRIATVVLALLTTNFPLIIVYIIVAVILPKDTDIIE